A genomic window from Blastococcus saxobsidens DD2 includes:
- a CDS encoding NADH-quinone oxidoreductase subunit M: MTDIPWLVLMIAVPAVGAAVVAALPRGRDLLAKQVTLGVSLLVLLLAVLATVTFDPDGDRFQLTTSVSWIPDFGAEFALGADGIALVMLLLIGVLVPLVVAASWHEADAGPRPARVFFAWLLLLEAMMVGVFAATDILLFYVFFEAMLVPMYFLIGSFGGPRRQYAAVKFFVYSLVGGLVMLAAVIGLYVVSTSQLGEGTFAFDALRQLEIDPDVQKLLFLGFFIAFAIKAPLVPFHTWLPDSGAEAPIGGAVLLVGVLDKVGTFGFLRYCLPLFPDASRFFAPFVLVLAVAGILYAALLAMGQSDMKRLVSYTSISHFGFIALGIFAFTTEAATGAVLYMFNHGIATGLLFLVVGMLISRGGSRQIGDYGGVAATAPKLAGAFLIAGLASLALPGTNSFVSEFLVLIGSFPERPVFTILATLGIILAALYVLLMYQRTMHGPPRGMPLADVHGGDPAPAPEPARGGASAATATVSAPAPARGGSRFPDLSRRELAVVAPLIALIIGLGVYPQPLLELIEPAVVATLGDMDLAGGTDR; this comes from the coding sequence GTGACCGATATCCCCTGGCTCGTGCTCATGATCGCCGTGCCGGCGGTGGGCGCGGCCGTCGTCGCCGCGCTGCCCCGCGGGCGGGACCTGCTCGCCAAGCAGGTGACCCTGGGGGTCAGCCTGCTGGTGCTGCTGCTGGCGGTCCTCGCGACGGTCACCTTCGACCCCGACGGCGACCGGTTCCAGCTGACGACGTCGGTGTCCTGGATCCCCGACTTCGGCGCCGAGTTCGCGCTGGGCGCCGACGGCATCGCCCTGGTGATGCTGCTCCTGATCGGCGTCCTGGTGCCGCTGGTGGTGGCCGCCTCCTGGCACGAGGCCGACGCCGGGCCCCGGCCGGCGCGGGTCTTCTTCGCCTGGCTGCTGCTGCTCGAGGCGATGATGGTCGGCGTCTTCGCCGCCACCGACATCCTGCTGTTCTACGTGTTCTTCGAGGCGATGCTCGTCCCGATGTACTTCCTCATCGGCAGCTTCGGCGGCCCGCGCCGGCAGTACGCGGCGGTGAAGTTCTTCGTCTACAGCCTGGTCGGCGGGCTGGTCATGCTCGCCGCGGTCATCGGGCTCTACGTGGTGAGCACCAGCCAGCTCGGCGAGGGCACCTTCGCCTTCGACGCGCTGCGGCAGCTCGAGATCGACCCCGACGTGCAGAAGCTGCTGTTCCTCGGCTTCTTCATCGCCTTCGCCATCAAGGCGCCCCTGGTGCCGTTCCACACCTGGCTGCCGGACTCCGGTGCCGAGGCGCCGATCGGCGGCGCGGTGCTGCTGGTCGGCGTGCTGGACAAGGTGGGCACCTTCGGCTTCCTGCGCTACTGCCTGCCGCTGTTCCCCGACGCGTCCCGCTTCTTCGCGCCGTTCGTGCTGGTGCTGGCGGTGGCGGGCATCCTGTACGCCGCCCTGCTGGCCATGGGCCAGAGCGACATGAAGCGGCTGGTGTCCTACACGTCGATCTCGCACTTCGGCTTCATCGCGCTGGGGATCTTCGCCTTCACCACCGAGGCCGCCACCGGCGCGGTGCTGTACATGTTCAACCACGGCATCGCGACCGGCCTGCTGTTCCTCGTCGTCGGCATGCTGATCAGCCGCGGTGGCTCCCGCCAGATCGGCGACTACGGCGGTGTCGCGGCCACCGCGCCCAAGCTGGCCGGGGCCTTTCTGATCGCCGGCCTGGCCTCCCTGGCGCTGCCGGGCACCAACAGCTTCGTCAGCGAGTTCCTCGTGCTGATCGGCTCGTTCCCGGAGCGGCCGGTCTTCACGATCCTGGCGACCCTCGGCATCATCCTGGCCGCCCTCTACGTGCTGCTGATGTACCAGCGCACGATGCACGGCCCGCCGCGCGGGATGCCGCTCGCCGACGTGCACGGCGGTGATCCCGCACCCGCGCCCGAGCCGGCCCGCGGTGGCGCCTCCGCCGCCACCGCGACGGTCAGCGCTCCCGCCCCGGCCCGCGGCGGCTCGCGGTTCCCCGACCTCAGCCGTCGGGAGCTCGCCGTCGTGGCCCCGCTGATCGCGCTGATCATCGGGCTGGGCGTCTACCCGCAGCCGTTGCTGGAGCTGATCGAGCCCGCCGTCGTCGCCACCCTCGGCGACATGGACCTCGCCGGAGGGACCGACCGATGA
- the nuoK gene encoding NADH-quinone oxidoreductase subunit NuoK, whose translation MTLSYYLVLAAILFTIGAVGVLVRRNAIVVFMCIELMLNAVNLTLITFARSTGTVDGQIIALFVMVVAAAEVVVGLAIIMSIYRTRRSASVDDANLLKY comes from the coding sequence GTGACGCTGAGCTACTACCTGGTGCTCGCCGCGATACTGTTCACGATCGGCGCGGTCGGCGTCCTGGTGCGACGCAACGCGATCGTCGTGTTCATGTGCATCGAGCTGATGCTCAACGCGGTGAACCTGACGCTGATCACCTTCGCCCGGTCCACCGGGACCGTCGACGGTCAGATCATCGCGCTGTTCGTCATGGTCGTGGCCGCGGCCGAGGTGGTCGTCGGGCTCGCCATCATCATGTCGATCTACCGGACCCGTCGGTCCGCCTCGGTCGACGACGCCAACCTGCTGAAGTACTGA
- a CDS encoding 2-oxoacid:acceptor oxidoreductase subunit alpha, which produces MEVEPLMTGTNSTAAPSHSSGAVTTTVSSSAPGGLVKSVVELDRVVIRLAGDSGDGMQLTGNRFTSETASFGNDLKTLPNFPAEIRAPTGTLPGVSSFQLQFADHDVMTPGDAPDVLVAMNPAALKANLAELPGGGLLIVDADEFTPRNLAKVGYATNPLEDGSLEGWQTVSVPLTSMTLDALADSGLGKKEAERSKNMFTLGLLSWMYHRPTEGTIRFLERTFRRKPEIAAANIAAFRAGYNYGDTTEAFAVSYEIKPAPMKPGRYRNISGNQALALGLVAAGQRSGLPVFLGAYPITPASDILHELSRHKSFGVRTFQAEDEISGIGAALGASFGGALGITTTSGPGVALKGETIGLAVMTELPLVIVDVQRGGPSTGLPTKTEQSDLLQAMFGRNGEAPVPVIAPRSPGDCFDAAVEAARIALTYRTPVMLLSDGYLANGAEPWAIPDADSLPDLKPAVGFATEPNGEEGEFLPYLRDPETLARAWAIPGTAGMQHRIGGLEKADKTGNISYDPANHDFMTRTRQAKIDGIAASIPPTDVEDPDGDARVAVIGWGSTYGPIGAACRRIRTSGRKVAQIHLRHINPFPADLGEVLARYDRVICPEMNLGQLALLLRAKYLVDVRSHTQVRGMPFRSAELAAVIQDAIDTGNPAAVNTDAVNGALQ; this is translated from the coding sequence GTGGAGGTAGAACCGCTGATGACTGGCACCAACTCGACCGCCGCGCCGTCGCACTCGTCCGGCGCCGTGACCACCACGGTGTCCAGCTCGGCACCCGGCGGGCTCGTGAAGAGCGTCGTGGAGCTCGATCGCGTCGTCATCCGGCTGGCCGGTGACTCCGGCGACGGGATGCAGCTCACGGGCAACCGCTTCACCAGCGAGACGGCGTCCTTCGGCAACGACCTGAAGACGCTGCCGAACTTCCCCGCCGAGATCCGGGCGCCGACGGGGACCCTGCCCGGCGTCAGCTCCTTCCAGCTGCAGTTCGCCGACCACGACGTCATGACGCCGGGTGACGCGCCCGACGTGCTGGTCGCGATGAACCCCGCGGCCCTCAAGGCCAACCTCGCCGAGCTGCCCGGCGGCGGCCTGCTCATCGTCGACGCCGACGAGTTCACGCCGCGGAACCTGGCGAAGGTCGGCTATGCGACCAACCCGTTGGAGGACGGCTCCCTCGAGGGGTGGCAGACGGTCAGCGTGCCGCTGACCTCGATGACCCTCGACGCGCTCGCCGACTCGGGCCTGGGCAAGAAGGAGGCCGAGCGGAGCAAGAACATGTTCACCCTCGGCCTGCTGTCGTGGATGTACCACCGGCCGACCGAGGGCACGATCCGCTTCCTCGAGCGCACCTTCCGCCGCAAGCCGGAGATCGCCGCGGCCAACATCGCCGCGTTCCGCGCCGGCTACAACTACGGCGACACCACCGAGGCGTTCGCCGTCTCGTACGAGATCAAACCCGCCCCGATGAAGCCCGGGCGCTACCGGAACATCTCGGGCAACCAGGCGCTCGCTCTCGGTCTGGTCGCCGCCGGCCAGCGCTCCGGCCTGCCGGTGTTCCTCGGCGCCTACCCGATCACCCCGGCGTCGGACATCCTGCACGAGCTGTCCCGGCACAAGTCCTTCGGCGTGCGCACCTTCCAGGCCGAGGACGAGATCTCCGGCATCGGCGCCGCCCTGGGCGCCTCGTTCGGCGGCGCGCTGGGGATCACCACGACCTCGGGCCCGGGTGTGGCGCTCAAGGGCGAGACGATCGGGCTGGCGGTCATGACCGAACTGCCGCTGGTCATCGTCGACGTGCAGCGCGGTGGGCCCTCGACCGGTCTGCCCACCAAGACCGAGCAGTCCGACCTGCTGCAGGCGATGTTCGGCCGCAACGGCGAGGCGCCGGTGCCGGTGATCGCCCCGCGCTCCCCCGGTGACTGCTTCGACGCCGCCGTCGAGGCCGCGCGGATTGCGCTGACCTACCGGACGCCGGTCATGCTGCTGTCGGACGGCTACCTGGCCAACGGCGCCGAGCCGTGGGCCATCCCCGACGCCGACTCGCTCCCCGACCTGAAGCCGGCCGTGGGCTTCGCCACCGAGCCCAACGGCGAGGAGGGCGAGTTCCTCCCCTACCTGCGGGATCCGGAGACCCTCGCCCGCGCCTGGGCGATCCCGGGCACCGCGGGGATGCAGCACCGGATCGGCGGGTTGGAGAAGGCCGACAAGACCGGCAACATCTCCTACGACCCGGCCAACCACGACTTCATGACCCGCACGCGCCAGGCCAAGATCGACGGCATCGCCGCGTCGATCCCGCCGACCGACGTGGAGGACCCCGACGGTGACGCACGCGTCGCCGTCATCGGCTGGGGCTCCACCTACGGCCCGATCGGCGCCGCCTGCCGGCGGATCCGCACCTCCGGCCGCAAGGTCGCCCAGATCCACCTGCGGCACATCAACCCGTTCCCGGCCGACCTCGGCGAGGTCCTGGCCCGGTACGACCGGGTGATCTGCCCGGAGATGAACCTCGGGCAGCTGGCCCTGCTGCTGCGCGCGAAGTACCTGGTCGACGTCCGGAGCCACACCCAGGTGCGCGGGATGCCGTTCCGCTCCGCCGAGCTGGCCGCCGTCATCCAGGACGCCATCGACACCGGGAACCCGGCCGCTGTGAACACCGACGCTGTGAACGGAGCCCTCCAGTGA
- a CDS encoding PQQ-dependent sugar dehydrogenase, translating into MRILAGLAVLALLTGCSAAEGDPGLRPAPPTSTGTPTGAPALDVEVLAEGLDHPWDVVQAPDGTLLVDERAGGFTAVLLDGTVQEVRADFGDLFADGETGLMGLALDPDFAENRRLYSCQGDQDGDIDVVAWTVAPDWSSATRVADPLVGGLPLNERSGRHGGCRLEFAPDGALLIGTGDTATGTVPQDPDSLGGKVLRADPATGEVAVWTSGHRNVQGLAVRPGTGQVFSVEHGPDRDDEVNLLRAGGNYGWDPDGGGSYDESVPMTDPSIPGAVPSVWSSGDSTLATSGATFVAGEEWGDYDGQLLVALLKDQGVLALRLDDAGAVVGQFQVPELDDAYGRLRTVQQGGDGALYAVTDNGGDDRLLRITPRG; encoded by the coding sequence ATGCGGATCCTCGCCGGCCTGGCCGTCCTCGCGCTGCTCACCGGGTGCTCCGCCGCTGAGGGCGACCCGGGGCTCCGCCCGGCACCGCCGACTTCCACCGGTACGCCCACGGGCGCTCCGGCGCTCGACGTCGAGGTGCTCGCCGAGGGCCTGGACCACCCCTGGGACGTCGTGCAGGCCCCCGACGGGACGCTGCTGGTGGACGAGCGCGCGGGCGGCTTCACCGCCGTGCTGCTCGACGGCACGGTGCAGGAGGTCCGGGCCGACTTCGGCGACCTGTTCGCAGACGGGGAGACCGGCCTGATGGGGCTGGCGCTGGACCCCGACTTCGCGGAGAACCGGCGGCTCTACAGCTGCCAGGGCGACCAGGACGGCGACATCGACGTCGTCGCGTGGACCGTGGCGCCCGACTGGTCGTCGGCCACCCGGGTCGCCGACCCGCTGGTCGGCGGGCTGCCGCTCAACGAGCGCAGCGGACGGCACGGCGGCTGCCGGCTGGAGTTCGCGCCCGACGGTGCGCTGCTGATCGGCACCGGCGACACCGCCACCGGCACGGTGCCGCAGGACCCCGACTCCCTGGGCGGCAAGGTGCTGCGGGCCGACCCGGCGACCGGCGAGGTCGCCGTCTGGACCAGCGGACACCGCAACGTGCAGGGTCTCGCGGTGCGGCCGGGCACCGGTCAGGTGTTCTCGGTGGAGCACGGCCCCGACCGGGACGACGAGGTCAACCTGCTGCGTGCGGGCGGCAACTACGGCTGGGACCCCGACGGCGGCGGCTCCTACGACGAAAGCGTGCCGATGACCGACCCGTCGATCCCCGGGGCGGTCCCGTCCGTCTGGTCCTCCGGCGACTCGACCCTCGCCACCAGCGGCGCCACCTTCGTCGCGGGCGAGGAATGGGGCGACTACGACGGGCAGCTGCTGGTGGCGCTGCTCAAGGACCAGGGCGTGCTGGCACTGCGGCTGGACGACGCCGGCGCCGTCGTCGGGCAGTTCCAGGTGCCCGAGCTCGACGACGCGTACGGCCGGCTGCGGACCGTGCAGCAGGGCGGGGACGGCGCCCTCTACGCCGTCACCGACAACGGCGGCGACGACCGGCTGCTGCGGATCACGCCCCGAGGCTGA
- a CDS encoding 2-oxoacid:ferredoxin oxidoreductase subunit beta, with product MTTIDLGMPAGASIPPGPIADAITASVESHGEKQTALKAKDLKTDQEVRWCPGCGDYVILNAVQSFLPSLGIAREDMVIVSGIGCSSRFPYYLNTYGMHSIHGRAPAIATGLAASRPDLSVWVVTGDGDALSIGGNHLIHALRRNVNMTILLFNNRIYGLTKGQYSPTSEVGKVTKSTPMGSLDHPFNPVSLAIGADATFVGRAMDSDRKGLTEVLRQAAEHQGTSLVEIYQNCNIFNDGAFELLKDPATGPMWTIPLEHGKPLVFGPDGASCVVRDDFGGLRIAETNQVDASEIVVHDATREDPSYAFALSRLSSQDLRYTPMGVFRSVQKPSYDAMMAEQLHEARLEGSGDLADLLAGGDTWEVQ from the coding sequence GTGACCACCATCGATCTCGGCATGCCCGCTGGGGCGTCGATCCCGCCCGGACCCATCGCGGACGCCATCACCGCCTCGGTCGAGAGCCACGGCGAGAAGCAGACCGCGCTCAAGGCCAAGGACCTCAAGACCGATCAGGAGGTCCGCTGGTGCCCGGGGTGCGGTGACTACGTCATCCTCAACGCGGTCCAGAGCTTCCTGCCCAGCCTCGGCATCGCCCGCGAGGACATGGTGATCGTGTCGGGGATCGGCTGCTCGTCGCGCTTCCCGTACTACCTGAACACCTACGGGATGCACTCGATCCACGGCCGTGCCCCGGCGATCGCCACCGGCCTGGCCGCCTCCCGTCCCGACCTGTCGGTCTGGGTCGTCACCGGTGACGGCGACGCGCTGTCCATCGGCGGCAACCACCTGATCCACGCCCTGCGGCGCAACGTCAACATGACGATCCTGCTGTTCAACAACCGGATCTACGGGCTCACCAAGGGCCAGTACTCCCCCACCTCCGAGGTCGGGAAGGTCACCAAGTCCACGCCGATGGGCTCGCTGGACCACCCGTTCAACCCGGTGTCGCTGGCCATCGGCGCCGACGCCACCTTCGTCGGCCGGGCGATGGACTCCGACCGCAAGGGGCTGACCGAGGTGCTGCGGCAGGCCGCCGAGCACCAGGGCACGTCGCTGGTCGAGATCTACCAGAACTGCAACATCTTCAACGACGGGGCGTTCGAGTTGCTGAAGGACCCGGCCACGGGTCCGATGTGGACGATCCCGCTCGAGCACGGCAAGCCGCTGGTCTTCGGCCCGGACGGCGCCTCGTGCGTGGTCCGCGACGACTTCGGTGGACTGCGGATCGCCGAGACGAATCAGGTCGACGCGAGCGAGATCGTGGTGCACGACGCCACCCGCGAGGACCCGTCCTACGCGTTCGCGCTGTCCCGGCTGTCCTCGCAGGACCTCCGGTACACGCCGATGGGCGTCTTCCGGTCGGTCCAGAAGCCGTCGTACGACGCGATGATGGCCGAGCAGCTGCACGAGGCTCGCCTCGAGGGCTCCGGCGACCTCGCCGACCTGCTCGCCGGTGGCGACACCTGGGAAGTGCAATAA
- a CDS encoding polyprenyl synthetase family protein: MTGARAAVDGTPPEAWHRISTPASTIGPWLPEGALGEALADGLARVEAALAVAVGSEHPFVREAAGHLMAAGGKRFRPMLALLAAQLGNPTAPQVTQGAVVCELTHLATLYHDDVMDEAAVRRGAPSANSRWTNSVAILTGDLLFARASDILADLGPEAVRIQARTFERLVTGQIRETVGAQPGDDPVAHYLDVLADKTGSLVATSARFGASFAGVEAGLVAALTEFAEEVGVAFQISDDLIDIVSTGGGSGKSPGTDLREGIATLPVLFALAGDDPAEARLRELVAAPVTDDAEHAEALALLRSSRSLARATDVLRQYADRARGRLDAVPAGDVRDALSALCDYVVTRTS; the protein is encoded by the coding sequence ATGACCGGAGCCCGTGCCGCAGTCGACGGCACTCCCCCCGAGGCCTGGCACCGGATCTCCACCCCGGCGTCGACCATCGGCCCCTGGCTCCCCGAGGGCGCTCTCGGGGAGGCGCTGGCGGACGGGCTGGCCCGGGTGGAGGCCGCGCTCGCCGTCGCCGTCGGGAGCGAGCACCCGTTCGTGCGGGAGGCGGCCGGTCACCTGATGGCCGCGGGGGGCAAGCGCTTCCGGCCGATGCTGGCCCTGCTCGCCGCCCAGCTCGGGAACCCGACCGCCCCGCAGGTGACGCAGGGGGCCGTGGTCTGCGAGCTGACCCACCTGGCGACGCTCTACCACGACGACGTCATGGACGAGGCCGCGGTGCGGCGCGGAGCGCCGAGCGCCAACAGCCGGTGGACCAACAGCGTGGCGATCCTCACCGGCGACCTGCTCTTCGCCCGCGCGTCGGACATCCTGGCCGATCTGGGTCCCGAGGCCGTCCGCATCCAGGCGCGCACCTTCGAGCGGCTGGTCACCGGCCAGATCCGCGAGACCGTCGGTGCCCAGCCGGGCGACGACCCGGTCGCCCACTACCTGGACGTGCTGGCCGACAAGACCGGTTCACTGGTGGCGACGTCGGCCCGGTTCGGTGCCTCCTTCGCCGGCGTCGAGGCCGGGCTGGTGGCGGCCCTGACGGAGTTCGCCGAGGAGGTCGGCGTCGCCTTCCAGATCTCCGACGACCTGATCGACATCGTAAGCACCGGGGGCGGGTCCGGGAAGTCGCCCGGGACCGACCTCCGCGAGGGGATCGCCACGTTGCCGGTGCTGTTCGCGCTGGCCGGCGACGATCCCGCCGAGGCGCGGCTGCGCGAGCTCGTCGCAGCCCCGGTGACCGACGACGCCGAGCACGCCGAGGCGCTGGCGCTGCTGCGGTCCTCGCGGTCGCTGGCACGCGCCACCGACGTGCTGCGCCAGTACGCCGACCGGGCGCGGGGCCGCCTGGACGCCGTTCCGGCCGGCGACGTCCGCGACGCCCTGTCGGCGTTGTGCGACTACGTGGTGACCCGCACCAGCTGA
- the nuoL gene encoding NADH-quinone oxidoreductase subunit L — MPAEGLLAASWLLIALPLAGAAVLLLGGRRTDRWGHLLGTATVVAAFVLAVACTVQLAGLDERAVDVELFTFIAAGELDVTAGLLYDPLSAVFVLLITGVGSLIHVYSIGYMAHDPARRRFFAYLNLFVAAMLLLVLGNSFVALYVGWEGVGLASYLLIAFWYTRPAAATAAKKAFIMNRVGDVGLALAIFLMFAQLGTTSYAGVFGSIGALAGGTITAIGLLLLLGACGKSGQFPLQAWLPDAMEGPTPVSALIHAATMVTAGVYLIARSAPIYDLTETARTVVLAIGALTLLIGAIAGCAYDDIKKVLAYSTVSQIGYMFLAVGLGPAGYVAGLAHLLAHGFFKAGLFLGAGSVMHAMNDSVDMRRFGALWTKLPVTFATFGLGYLALIGFPFLSGYFTKDAIIEVALDRGDVWGWVLGGIAVLGAGLTAFYMTRLMLMTFFGRARWEDGVHPHEAPPVMTAPMIVLAIGSVFAGGLLVAVFPLADWLAPVFGEPAEAAHVVAPAIIGLVVTVVMALGVLAAWLFVGRREVPVTAPVRVSPVTRAARHALYADAVNESLFMRPGQWLTRALVWVDNRGVDGAVNGLAAGLGGSSARLGRVQNGFVRTYALGMLGGAVVVAGALLAVTGG; from the coding sequence GTGCCTGCTGAAGGGCTCCTCGCTGCCTCCTGGCTGCTCATCGCGCTGCCGCTCGCCGGCGCCGCGGTGCTGCTGCTGGGCGGCCGGCGCACCGACCGCTGGGGTCACCTGCTGGGGACGGCGACCGTCGTCGCCGCCTTCGTCCTCGCCGTGGCCTGCACCGTGCAGCTGGCCGGCCTCGACGAACGCGCGGTCGACGTCGAGCTGTTCACGTTCATCGCCGCCGGAGAGCTCGACGTCACCGCCGGGCTGCTCTACGACCCGCTGTCGGCGGTCTTCGTCCTGCTGATCACCGGCGTGGGCTCACTCATCCACGTCTACTCGATCGGCTACATGGCGCACGACCCCGCGCGCCGCCGGTTCTTCGCCTACCTGAACCTCTTCGTGGCGGCCATGCTGCTGCTGGTCCTCGGCAACAGCTTCGTGGCGCTCTACGTGGGCTGGGAGGGCGTGGGTCTCGCGTCCTACCTGCTGATCGCCTTCTGGTACACCCGCCCGGCCGCGGCCACGGCGGCGAAGAAGGCGTTCATCATGAACCGCGTCGGCGACGTCGGCCTGGCCCTGGCGATCTTCCTGATGTTCGCCCAGCTCGGGACCACGTCCTACGCCGGCGTCTTCGGGTCGATCGGGGCCTTGGCGGGCGGCACGATCACCGCGATCGGGTTGCTGCTCCTGCTGGGCGCCTGCGGCAAGTCGGGCCAGTTCCCCCTGCAGGCGTGGCTGCCCGACGCCATGGAGGGCCCGACCCCGGTCTCGGCCCTGATCCACGCCGCGACCATGGTCACCGCCGGGGTCTACCTGATCGCCCGGTCGGCGCCCATCTACGACCTGACCGAGACCGCCCGCACCGTCGTCCTCGCGATCGGCGCCCTCACCCTCCTCATCGGGGCGATCGCCGGCTGCGCCTACGACGACATCAAGAAGGTCCTGGCCTACTCCACGGTCAGCCAGATCGGCTACATGTTCCTGGCCGTGGGCCTCGGTCCGGCCGGCTACGTCGCCGGCCTCGCGCACCTGCTCGCGCACGGGTTCTTCAAGGCCGGGCTCTTCCTCGGCGCCGGCTCCGTCATGCACGCGATGAACGACTCGGTGGACATGCGCCGGTTCGGCGCGCTCTGGACGAAGCTGCCGGTCACCTTCGCCACCTTCGGGCTGGGCTACCTGGCGCTGATCGGCTTCCCGTTCCTCTCGGGCTACTTCACCAAGGACGCCATCATCGAGGTGGCGCTGGACCGCGGCGACGTCTGGGGCTGGGTGCTCGGCGGCATCGCCGTCCTGGGCGCCGGGCTGACCGCCTTCTACATGACGCGGCTGATGCTCATGACGTTCTTCGGCCGCGCCCGGTGGGAGGACGGCGTCCACCCGCACGAGGCGCCGCCGGTCATGACCGCGCCGATGATCGTGCTGGCGATCGGCTCCGTGTTCGCCGGCGGCCTGCTGGTGGCGGTCTTCCCGCTGGCGGACTGGCTGGCGCCGGTGTTCGGCGAGCCGGCGGAGGCCGCGCACGTGGTCGCCCCGGCGATCATCGGCCTGGTCGTGACCGTCGTGATGGCGCTCGGCGTGCTGGCGGCCTGGTTGTTCGTCGGCCGCCGCGAGGTGCCGGTCACCGCGCCGGTCCGGGTCTCGCCGGTCACGCGGGCCGCCCGGCACGCCCTCTACGCCGACGCGGTCAACGAGTCGCTGTTCATGCGCCCCGGGCAGTGGCTCACCCGGGCCCTGGTCTGGGTGGACAACCGGGGTGTCGACGGCGCGGTGAACGGCCTGGCCGCCGGGCTCGGCGGCTCCTCGGCCCGGCTCGGCCGGGTGCAGAACGGCTTCGTGCGCACGTATGCGCTCGGGATGCTCGGCGGCGCGGTCGTGGTCGCGGGTGCACTGCTGGCGGTGACGGGCGGATGA
- the nuoN gene encoding NADH-quinone oxidoreductase subunit NuoN produces MIDAPDLSLAALAPLLFVLGAACIGVLVEAFAPRDARHPAQVGLALAGTIGAFVATLFLAGTEQVTAAGALAVDGAALFLQATIAGLGALSMLLFAERALDPARSAFVVSAAVPAGSPRDREQTTVPRVQTEVYPLALFAIGGMMLFVAANDLLVMFVALEVLSLPLYLLSGMARRRRLLSQEAAVKYFLLGAFASAFFLYGLALVYGATGSVRLSVVREAVTADAGGVLLTLGLALLIVGLLFKASVAPFHSWTPDVYQGAPTPVTAFMAACTKVAAFGAILRLLYVAFGAAEWTWRPLIYAAAIASMIVGAVLGLTQTDLKRMLAYSSVAHAGFLLTGVIGLGAGGEGSGLAATMFYLLTYGLTTLGAFAVLTLVRDGDGEASHLSQWAGLAARSPLTAAVMSLFLLALAGIPLTAGFTGKFAVFRAAIEEGAWPLVLVALLASAVAAFFYLRVIVLMYFSEPVAGGPTVGVPGLPTTLVLAVTATATLALGILPGAVLDLAEQAAIFVG; encoded by the coding sequence ATGATCGACGCGCCCGACCTCTCCCTGGCGGCGCTGGCCCCCTTGCTGTTCGTGCTCGGCGCGGCCTGCATCGGGGTCCTGGTGGAGGCGTTCGCGCCGCGCGACGCGCGGCATCCGGCGCAGGTGGGGCTGGCCCTGGCCGGCACCATCGGCGCGTTCGTCGCCACGTTGTTCCTCGCCGGCACCGAGCAGGTGACCGCAGCGGGTGCGCTGGCGGTGGACGGGGCGGCGCTGTTCCTCCAGGCGACGATCGCCGGCCTGGGGGCGCTGTCGATGCTGCTGTTCGCCGAGCGGGCGCTGGACCCGGCGCGGTCGGCGTTCGTGGTGAGCGCCGCCGTGCCGGCGGGCAGCCCGCGCGACCGTGAGCAGACGACGGTTCCCCGGGTGCAGACCGAGGTCTACCCGCTGGCGCTGTTCGCCATCGGCGGCATGATGCTGTTCGTCGCCGCCAACGACCTGCTGGTCATGTTCGTGGCGCTGGAGGTGCTGAGCCTGCCGCTGTACCTGCTCAGCGGGATGGCCCGGCGGCGCCGGCTGCTCTCGCAGGAGGCGGCGGTCAAGTACTTCCTCCTGGGCGCCTTCGCCTCCGCCTTCTTCCTCTACGGGCTGGCGCTGGTCTACGGCGCGACCGGCAGCGTCCGGCTGAGCGTGGTCCGCGAGGCCGTGACGGCCGACGCCGGCGGCGTGCTGCTGACCCTCGGGCTGGCCCTGCTGATCGTCGGGCTCCTGTTCAAGGCCAGCGTGGCGCCGTTCCACTCCTGGACCCCGGACGTCTACCAGGGGGCGCCCACGCCGGTCACCGCCTTCATGGCCGCCTGCACCAAGGTCGCCGCCTTCGGCGCGATCCTCCGGCTGCTCTACGTCGCCTTCGGCGCCGCCGAGTGGACCTGGCGGCCGCTGATCTACGCCGCGGCCATCGCCTCCATGATCGTGGGCGCCGTGCTGGGGCTGACCCAGACCGACCTCAAGCGCATGCTCGCCTACTCCTCGGTGGCGCACGCCGGATTCCTGCTCACCGGCGTGATCGGCCTCGGGGCCGGCGGCGAGGGCTCTGGCCTGGCGGCCACGATGTTCTACCTGCTGACGTACGGGCTGACCACGCTGGGCGCCTTCGCCGTGCTCACCCTGGTGCGCGACGGGGACGGCGAGGCGAGCCACCTGTCGCAGTGGGCGGGCCTGGCCGCGCGGTCGCCGCTCACCGCGGCGGTGATGAGCCTGTTCCTGCTGGCGCTGGCGGGCATCCCGCTCACGGCGGGCTTCACCGGCAAGTTCGCCGTCTTCCGGGCGGCGATCGAGGAGGGCGCCTGGCCGCTGGTCCTCGTCGCCCTGCTGGCCAGTGCGGTGGCCGCGTTCTTCTACCTGCGGGTCATCGTGCTCATGTACTTTTCCGAGCCGGTCGCCGGCGGCCCGACGGTGGGCGTTCCCGGGCTGCCGACGACCCTGGTGCTGGCGGTGACCGCGACGGCGACCCTGGCGCTGGGCATCCTTCCCGGGGCGGTGCTCGACCTCGCCGAGCAGGCGGCTATCTTCGTCGGTTGA